A genomic region of Salinibacter pepae contains the following coding sequences:
- a CDS encoding O-methyltransferase, producing the protein MSTQSIGLPDELHEYLLSVSLREPEVMQRLREETAEHPRSNMQIAPEQGQFLQFLVQLIGARRTIEVGVFTGYSALAVASVLPPTGTLVACDVSEEYTAVARRYWEEAGVADRIDLRIAPAEETLAALIDDGQDGTFDFSFIDADKEGYDTYYEQSLRLLRPGGVIALDNVFRSGRVADPDVEEESVRAIQRLNEKIQDDERVDLSVLPLADGVTLAMKR; encoded by the coding sequence ATGTCTACCCAGTCGATCGGCCTCCCGGACGAGCTGCACGAGTATCTCCTGTCCGTGTCCCTGCGTGAACCCGAGGTGATGCAGCGCCTCCGGGAAGAGACGGCCGAGCACCCCCGGTCCAACATGCAGATTGCCCCGGAGCAGGGGCAGTTCTTGCAGTTCCTCGTCCAGCTGATCGGGGCCCGCCGCACGATCGAGGTCGGCGTCTTTACCGGGTACAGCGCACTCGCCGTGGCGTCGGTCCTGCCGCCGACGGGCACCCTCGTCGCCTGCGACGTGAGCGAGGAGTACACGGCGGTGGCCCGTCGCTACTGGGAAGAGGCGGGCGTGGCCGACCGCATCGACCTCCGCATCGCCCCCGCCGAGGAGACGCTCGCGGCGCTGATCGACGACGGGCAGGACGGAACCTTCGACTTCTCGTTCATCGACGCGGACAAGGAGGGCTACGACACCTACTACGAGCAGTCGCTCCGGCTGCTGCGGCCCGGCGGGGTCATTGCCCTCGACAACGTGTTTCGCAGCGGGCGGGTCGCCGACCCGGACGTGGAGGAGGAGAGCGTGCGGGCCATTCAGCGCCTCAACGAGAAGATTCAAGACGACGAGCGCGTGGACCTGAGCGTGCTCCCACTGGCCGACGGCGTGACCCTGGCGATGAAGCGGTGA
- a CDS encoding response regulator has protein sequence MSSPHILWVDDEIDLLRSHVMFLEEKDYDVSTVANGADAVDRVRQRPFDVVLLDEQMPGMEGLEVLDAIKDERPTLPVVLVTKSEEEDLMEAALGNRISDYLTKPVNPSQILLTCKRLLEQSQIRKEALSQEYLQSFNRISQQLRGAFSPHEWIDLYQTLVEYDLELTDDEGARQVFQDQFEEANREFGGFVEEHYPEWMARVDEAPGNDRPVLSHEVVPEFVLPETGEEPVVFFVIDCLRYDQWLEIAELLRPHYTVDTDFYMSILPTATPYARNAIFGGMLPVDLVDRFPKAWQTGEESEHSRNQYEDALLRHQLDQHHREDLSIRYDKLITSEDGQQLAQDAANLTQHDLSAVVVNFIDILAHSRSESDVLKELAPDEEAYRALTRTWFEHSWLLDMLQALSNTDCTVVLTSDHGAVRSLQSTKVIGDRETSTALRYKYGSNLKCDADDAIFVREPERFGLPSYGMNTTYLLAKQDYYFVYPTNFHHYENLYRDTLQHGGASMQEMILPVATLRPRESS, from the coding sequence ATGAGCAGCCCACACATTCTCTGGGTCGACGACGAGATCGACCTGCTCCGCTCGCACGTGATGTTTTTGGAGGAGAAGGACTACGACGTCTCCACCGTGGCGAACGGGGCCGACGCGGTCGACCGGGTGCGGCAGCGCCCCTTCGACGTGGTGCTGCTCGACGAGCAGATGCCGGGCATGGAGGGGCTGGAGGTGCTCGACGCGATTAAGGACGAGCGGCCCACCCTGCCGGTGGTGCTCGTGACGAAGAGTGAGGAGGAGGACCTGATGGAGGCGGCCCTCGGCAATCGAATCAGCGACTACCTCACCAAGCCCGTCAACCCCAGTCAAATCCTCCTCACCTGCAAGCGGCTGCTGGAGCAGTCGCAGATTCGGAAGGAGGCCCTCTCGCAGGAGTACCTGCAGTCGTTTAATCGGATCTCCCAGCAGCTCCGCGGCGCCTTCTCCCCCCACGAGTGGATCGACCTCTACCAAACCCTCGTGGAGTACGACCTCGAGCTGACCGACGACGAGGGCGCGCGGCAGGTCTTTCAGGACCAGTTCGAGGAGGCCAACCGCGAGTTTGGGGGGTTCGTCGAGGAGCACTACCCGGAGTGGATGGCCCGCGTCGACGAGGCGCCCGGGAATGACCGCCCCGTCTTGTCCCACGAGGTGGTGCCCGAATTCGTGCTGCCGGAGACGGGCGAGGAGCCGGTCGTCTTTTTTGTGATCGACTGCCTGCGGTACGACCAGTGGCTCGAGATTGCCGAGCTGCTCCGGCCCCACTACACCGTCGACACGGACTTCTACATGAGCATTCTGCCTACGGCCACCCCCTACGCCCGCAACGCCATCTTTGGCGGCATGCTGCCGGTCGATCTCGTCGACCGCTTCCCAAAGGCGTGGCAGACGGGCGAGGAGAGCGAGCACAGCCGCAACCAGTACGAGGACGCCCTGCTCCGCCACCAGCTCGACCAGCACCACCGCGAGGACCTGAGCATCCGCTACGACAAGCTCATCACGAGCGAGGACGGCCAGCAGCTGGCCCAGGACGCGGCCAACCTGACGCAGCACGACCTGAGCGCCGTCGTCGTCAACTTCATCGACATCCTCGCCCACAGCCGCTCCGAGTCGGACGTCCTCAAGGAACTGGCGCCCGACGAGGAGGCCTACCGGGCCCTCACGCGCACCTGGTTCGAGCACTCGTGGCTTCTCGACATGCTGCAGGCCCTGTCCAACACCGACTGCACGGTCGTCCTCACCAGCGACCACGGCGCCGTGCGCAGCCTGCAGTCGACCAAGGTGATCGGCGACCGCGAGACCTCCACGGCCCTCCGCTACAAATACGGGAGCAACCTGAAGTGCGACGCGGACGACGCCATCTTCGTCCGCGAGCCGGAGCGGTTCGGGCTGCCCAGCTACGGGATGAACACGACCTACCTCCTGGCCAAGCAGGACTACTACTTCGTCTACCCCACCAACTTCCACCACTACGAAAACCTCTACCGCGACACCCTACAGCACGGCGGGGCCTCCATGCAGGAGATGATCCTGCCGGTCGCGACGCTCCGGCCGAGGGAATCGTCCTGA
- the tsaE gene encoding tRNA (adenosine(37)-N6)-threonylcarbamoyltransferase complex ATPase subunit type 1 TsaE, with product MLPTETNAIRDRLPRTTDSVEGTMALGARIAQGLPPGAVVALYGDLGTGKTHFVKGVAQGLGLPPAEVRSPTFTILAVHDDGDRPLYHFDAYRVQTPDEFVELGFEDYVHGDGIACVEWADRIPDLLPLDTIHLQFHHVAPSKRRITLGAPNGSEEVVSDCAPNGSEEVVSDCAPNGSEEVVSDCAPDDASSGNDR from the coding sequence ATGCTCCCTACAGAGACCAATGCCATCCGGGACCGCCTCCCCCGAACGACCGACTCGGTGGAAGGCACCATGGCGCTCGGGGCCCGCATCGCGCAGGGGCTTCCCCCAGGCGCCGTGGTCGCGCTGTATGGGGACCTGGGGACGGGCAAAACCCACTTCGTAAAAGGGGTCGCGCAGGGCCTTGGGCTGCCCCCCGCCGAGGTCCGCAGTCCCACCTTTACGATCCTCGCCGTCCACGACGACGGCGACCGGCCGCTCTACCACTTCGACGCCTACCGCGTGCAGACCCCCGACGAGTTTGTAGAGCTGGGCTTTGAGGACTACGTGCACGGCGACGGGATTGCGTGCGTCGAATGGGCGGATCGGATCCCCGATCTTCTCCCGCTCGACACGATCCACCTCCAGTTCCACCACGTCGCCCCCTCGAAACGCCGCATCACCCTCGGCGCCCCGAACGGTAGTGAGGAAGTAGTTTCAGACTGCGCCCCGAACGGCAGTGAGGAAGTAGTTTCAGACTGCGCCCCGAACGGCAGTGAGGAAGTAGTTTCAGACTGCGCCCCGGACGATGCCTCTTCTGGAAACGACCGCTGA
- a CDS encoding bifunctional folylpolyglutamate synthase/dihydrofolate synthase, with amino-acid sequence MSDALDLLLDRPQYANVADDAFAPGLDRVRALLDGMGNPHEALRAVHVAGTNGKGSTAAMTAAIATAAGLRTGLHTSPHLTHVAQRMRVDGTPAPTDWLADTLDAHRNLIEKTQPSFFELAVALTFRYFAEQDVDLAVIEVGLGGRLDSTNVLAPALSVITHVGLDHTDMLGETLDAIAREKAGIIKPETPALSAVTADEARAAIAAVATEQDAPLHRLDDEATWTTHRSGLTGSVIGLDTPARHYDRLSLSLAGPHQQRNAALAVRAAELTFLAGEDDASADAAVRDGLGDVRGHTGFHGRLDVLGNEPLLVVDVGHNPPAIAATLDTVAPVVAGRGGTLHVCLNAVRGKQLDETARLLAAHDAVVTPIPIDTRRALPPDEIAERLRAQGVTTRTPRPLADALDAFERSAPPADGLLLTGSHKLVDVLPPRFRD; translated from the coding sequence ATGTCCGACGCCCTCGACCTTCTCCTGGACCGCCCCCAGTACGCCAATGTCGCCGACGACGCGTTCGCGCCGGGCCTGGACCGGGTGCGGGCCCTGCTCGACGGGATGGGCAACCCGCACGAGGCGCTCCGGGCCGTCCACGTGGCGGGCACGAACGGGAAGGGCTCCACCGCCGCGATGACCGCCGCCATCGCCACCGCGGCGGGCCTGCGCACGGGCCTTCACACCTCCCCCCACCTCACGCACGTCGCCCAGCGGATGCGGGTGGACGGCACGCCCGCCCCCACCGACTGGCTCGCCGACACGCTCGATGCGCATCGCAATTTGATTGAAAAGACGCAGCCCAGCTTCTTCGAGCTCGCCGTCGCCCTCACCTTCCGGTACTTTGCCGAGCAGGACGTGGACCTGGCGGTGATCGAGGTGGGCCTGGGCGGGCGGCTCGACTCGACGAACGTGCTCGCTCCGGCCCTGTCGGTGATCACGCACGTCGGCCTCGACCACACCGACATGCTGGGCGAGACCCTCGACGCCATCGCCCGCGAGAAGGCCGGCATCATCAAGCCCGAGACGCCCGCGCTCAGTGCCGTAACCGCGGACGAGGCCCGGGCCGCCATCGCCGCGGTCGCCACCGAACAGGACGCGCCGCTCCACCGGCTCGACGACGAGGCCACCTGGACGACCCACCGGTCGGGCCTGACCGGGAGCGTGATCGGCCTCGACACCCCGGCCCGTCACTACGACCGCCTCTCACTGTCGCTCGCCGGCCCCCACCAGCAGCGCAACGCCGCCCTGGCCGTGCGGGCCGCCGAGCTCACGTTCCTGGCGGGCGAGGACGATGCGTCGGCCGACGCGGCGGTGCGGGACGGCCTCGGCGACGTGCGGGGCCACACCGGCTTTCACGGGCGGCTCGACGTGCTCGGGAACGAGCCCCTCCTCGTGGTCGACGTGGGCCACAACCCCCCGGCCATCGCCGCGACCCTCGACACGGTGGCCCCCGTCGTGGCCGGGCGCGGTGGCACGCTGCACGTGTGCCTCAACGCCGTGCGCGGCAAGCAGCTCGACGAGACGGCCCGGCTGCTCGCCGCCCACGACGCCGTCGTGACCCCCATCCCCATCGACACGAGGCGTGCCCTCCCGCCCGACGAGATTGCCGAGCGCCTCCGCGCCCAGGGCGTCACGACACGCACGCCGCGGCCCCTCGCCGACGCGCTCGACGCGTTTGAGCGGAGCGCGCCCCCCGCAGACGGACTGCTGCTCACCGGCTCGCACAAGCTCGTGGACGTGCTGCCGCCCCGGTTTCGCGACTGA
- a CDS encoding ArsA family ATPase — protein MLFPASDDDVPFDDAPRILLFTGKGGTGKTTCAAATAQHAARQGHKTLVLSSDPAHSLADALDQELGPEAREVRDRLFAQEVDLYYSMKKHWGHMRELMLTVFRWQGVDQIAAEELAALPGMNEGSVLLWLEEALREADYDLIVVDSAPTGETLTLLTLPQVTQWWLAKAFPFQKMAVKSLGFGVRKATGIPLDKGYEELEVIFEKLERVQQVLATPSTTSIRLVTNPEKMVIEEARRAFTYLQLYGYGVDSVVVNRVLPENEVPADSFFEGYVESQREYLKEIEQSFRPLPILQVPHLGEEVFGAERLGRIGNAMYAERNPTDVFYDEPTFTVREDGDAYVLNLRLAFATEADVDVRQLGDQLVVQVANQRSNVILPNFLNYYHMTDATLEEGWLRVRFTPDGEASSD, from the coding sequence ATGCTCTTCCCCGCCAGCGACGACGACGTCCCCTTCGACGACGCCCCCCGCATCCTTCTGTTTACAGGAAAGGGGGGCACCGGCAAGACCACCTGCGCCGCCGCCACGGCCCAGCACGCGGCCCGGCAGGGCCACAAGACACTCGTCCTCTCGTCGGACCCCGCCCACAGCCTCGCCGACGCCCTCGACCAGGAGCTCGGGCCCGAGGCGCGAGAAGTGCGCGACCGCCTCTTCGCCCAGGAGGTGGACCTCTACTACTCGATGAAGAAACACTGGGGCCACATGCGGGAGCTGATGCTCACCGTCTTCCGCTGGCAGGGGGTCGACCAGATTGCCGCCGAGGAGCTCGCCGCGCTGCCGGGCATGAACGAGGGCTCGGTGCTGCTGTGGCTCGAAGAGGCCCTCCGCGAGGCCGACTACGACCTCATCGTGGTGGACAGCGCGCCCACCGGCGAGACGCTCACCCTGCTCACCCTGCCCCAGGTCACCCAGTGGTGGCTCGCCAAGGCGTTTCCCTTCCAGAAGATGGCGGTCAAATCGCTCGGCTTCGGCGTCCGCAAGGCCACCGGCATTCCGCTGGACAAGGGCTACGAGGAACTGGAGGTGATCTTCGAGAAGCTGGAGCGCGTCCAGCAGGTGCTCGCCACCCCATCGACCACCTCGATCCGGCTCGTGACGAACCCCGAAAAGATGGTGATTGAGGAGGCGCGGCGGGCCTTCACGTACCTGCAGCTGTACGGCTACGGCGTGGACAGTGTCGTCGTGAACCGCGTGCTGCCGGAAAACGAGGTGCCGGCCGACTCGTTCTTCGAGGGCTACGTGGAGAGCCAGCGCGAATACCTCAAGGAGATTGAGCAGAGCTTCCGCCCCCTTCCCATCCTGCAGGTGCCGCACCTGGGCGAAGAGGTGTTCGGGGCCGAGCGCCTGGGCCGCATCGGGAACGCGATGTATGCGGAGCGGAACCCGACGGACGTGTTCTACGACGAGCCCACGTTCACGGTGCGGGAGGACGGGGACGCGTACGTCCTGAACCTGCGCCTCGCGTTCGCCACGGAGGCCGACGTCGACGTGCGCCAGCTCGGGGATCAGCTCGTGGTGCAGGTCGCCAACCAGCGGTCCAACGTGATCCTCCCCAACTTCCTCAACTACTACCACATGACGGACGCCACCCTGGAGGAGGGATGGCTCCGCGTCCGCTTCACCCCGGATGGCGAAGCCTCTTCGGATTGA